TTCAGTTTCTCCGTTTTCTTATGGTGACTGTACTGATATCCTCCTTTTGCCGTTTGTTGGTATAGGTATCATTGGTCTGCAAGGATAAACTAGTCGCATGAAAACGGGCGTGATCGTATGACGAAGCTTTAGAATTGTGGAATAAAGAATCGCCCTTTTAAACCCGTTTGGTTAGGTTCGGTCTGTACTGCTGAATTCTGTGTTTTATTGTATCGTACGAGAGTCATTTGTAGACACACTTGATGCTTATTTCATGGTTTTTGCCTGAAGTGCTTGTTAGTGGTTTATCCATATTTCTTTGATCGGTTTGCCTTTGCAGCATGATATTAGGGTAATTAGAGGTTTTCACGATTAATTTAGTCGGATAATGTTTGGATTGGTAGTaggatataaataaataaattaagtctGAAAAAAGGGATTAAATGGAATACATTTAATTAGGGAATCAGGAAGCAGAAGTCATGAAATGAAATAGataatataattcatttttcattatgATCTATTCCTCCATCATTCTTTCCTACCGAATTAAACATTTCTTTGAATAAATCTTTCTTGGCTGCGTACAAAGACAGTGGTTGTAATTTTCAATAATCTtagcttaaaaaaaataaagaaaatgggtTCATAGCTGAATTCACAATTTTCACACTACGAAGGGATCAACCGTAGTATAGTCAAAATGAAATCGAACCCATGGCACAATGTTTTCTCACTACCCAAAAGAACTTCATCTGCACAAAATTTTCGATCTACTATAGTACACATTTCTGGGCAATCTTCTTAGTGCCACTGACTATTACTTCTGCCAGTTGGTGAGGTAGTAGCCACTGGAACAAATCCCCTACCGCCGAAAACTGGACGCATGACTGAATTATCAAACGTACGCCATAAGCGATGTACATTATGTGTTGAATTGCTGAATAAGGCACGAATAGTGTTTGGACGGTGATCTTCACTGCCATCAAGATCGTTTTCAGAATCATGAGCGCCTCCAAGAAAGGGCACAGTGATTGATTTCGGAGGATTAGATGATTCCATATTTCCCAAGCTGTTCTTGCGTTTAGGAGGTGGACTAACTGGCAGCAAAAACCTTATGAGTGGCTTGGTCATCAAACCAAACACCTGACAAGTTGTAACTAAATTGTGTCAGCCTCATCTCcagatttttcttttgaaactgAGGTATCGTGTTTTACAGATCCCAAATCTCCCACAACTGAGCAATATTTGATATAGTTTAGGTTTAAGCATATTATTGAGGTGGATTGTTCATTTCCCATCATGTTATCTATCTCAATCATCAAATGGTTGGTAATTATCACCGAAGCAGAAAGCAAAATGCAAAATCTATTTGTGAACATTGacatgatataaaaaatttacaaaaagcATGCTTCTTACCACTGTGCTGACAAGCACAACAGTGATGGTGCTGGTGATCATGATGGCATTGGTGCGCAGTTCAGTGTGACCTGACAAGGTGAACTGCATTTTACAAGAACTTTGAACTTAAATCATATCCAAGATAAATGCAACAGCAATTTAAAACTAGATCATATGTACAGTAACTGCTAATCTGTTTCTTCGCCTTTGTTAGCTGACCATTAACACTAATTTATCAAAAACAGAATCTTCAAATGAGAAACATTGATCTGACCTGATTATAGGCAAGTGCCATTGAAACAGCACCTCTCATAAGACCAGCCCACCAAATGATCACCTAATACAAGGAATAATGGAAACTTTTTCAACATCCCAAGAAATCCTGAAAGATAATATTTTCACAGAAATCTAGCCATACCTGCTCCCTCAAActtattttttcactttgattCTTTTTAGTGAGGTTTGATAAGAAGGATAAGGGAAAAACAAATGCTGCTCTTCCGGCAAGTACGAGACCCAATAATACTGAACTAACAGCAACAGATGTTTTCGGCCTGCAGAAGAAACCGAGTGTGGTAAACGAGTTGTTttctataataattaagaggaacTTTTGAGTAAACCATTTTTGACTAAGAAATACATGATTTAACAATCTTCATAAGTAAAAATGGGGCAAGGTGTTCATGATTACTTTCACCGGTCTAGTCTGTCACAGAATGCAGGACTTACCTATCGCTAACAAACCTCCACTTTTCAATGTCCAACGCATCCATACCAACATAAAGGAAGATAAAGGTTTCAAGAACAAAAGAGAGAGTTGCAAAAGCATGTCTGTAACAGCAATGTAAAACAAGTTAAACAGTGTCACAACCCCCAATAGATCCATATATAGTTTAAAGAATCTGATTGGAGATATACTTGGTAGTGATTCTCGAGCTCTCAGTCACATTATGCCAAGTATAATGTGACATAACAATCCCACAGAAGAATACAGTGAGAATGCCACTCAGATACCATAACtgcattttatttaaatacatcAGAACCCCCCACAGATTAATGTCAACCACAAGAATGGTTAAATATAGAGCTCATAAAGGACAAACATTCCACAATGAAGTTTCTTTGTTCTTCAAAACTTACTTCAGCCAGAATGTAGGAAAGGTATGCCATTAACATCATAAGAGCAACCTCGCGATCTGTAGAGTGCCTGTAATATTGAGTGAGCAATTTGTTGAGCACCTAAACAATCGTTACAATTTTTTATGGTATGGTAGGTTTAGAAAACTGGCGATCAAGATAAACCGTACAAACACCCCCGGTAAATAAGAGATTCCCCTGTAGTCAAATAAGGTAATGAAAGCACTTTCCTTACCGAAAAAAAAGAACATCATATTAACTGCATATAGAGTATAAAACAATGGAATGCTATCATAGTAACTGCTCAACGACAATAATGGTGGTAAAAAAAGAATTCTCTCAACATGATACCTGCCAATATAAAGCGTTTTAATAATGTAAGCGCTGAGTAGACCGGCCTGCAAGGTGATATGAACATATCAGACCCTATGATGCACACatgatacaaaaatatatatatatactgagTGTTAACTGATGAGTTAAATCTTGTCACTTTGTGACGTTACACTAGAGAGAGTTAGAGGGAGAAAGACAGTTACCAAGACCCCAAGCATGGTGCTTGCGATAAACAG
This portion of the Vigna unguiculata cultivar IT97K-499-35 chromosome 6, ASM411807v1, whole genome shotgun sequence genome encodes:
- the LOC114187909 gene encoding sodium/hydrogen exchanger 2, which produces MGTELSYALSKMQMLSTSDYASVVSMNIFVALLCACIVIGHLLEENRWVNESITALFIGVCTGVVILLQSRGKSSHLLVFSEDLFFIYLLPPIIFNAGFQVKKKQFFVNFMTIMLFGAVGTLINCSIITFGVIQIFKRMGVGKSLEIGDYLAIGAIFAATDSVCTLQVLSQDETPLLYSLVFGEGVVNDATSVVLFNAIKSFDLNIIDHRIGLHFFGNFFYLFIASTMLGVLAGLLSAYIIKTLYIGRHSTDREVALMMLMAYLSYILAELWYLSGILTVFFCGIVMSHYTWHNVTESSRITTKHAFATLSFVLETFIFLYVGMDALDIEKWRFVSDRPKTSVAVSSVLLGLVLAGRAAFVFPLSFLSNLTKKNQSEKISLREQVIIWWAGLMRGAVSMALAYNQFTLSGHTELRTNAIMITSTITVVLVSTVVFGLMTKPLIRFLLPVSPPPKRKNSLGNMESSNPPKSITVPFLGGAHDSENDLDGSEDHRPNTIRALFSNSTHNVHRLWRTFDNSVMRPVFGGRGFVPVATTSPTGRSNSQWH